In one window of Gossypium hirsutum isolate 1008001.06 chromosome A01, Gossypium_hirsutum_v2.1, whole genome shotgun sequence DNA:
- the LOC107918222 gene encoding uncharacterized protein isoform X1, translating into MYLLSMLVLAETALVLGLVFSSPLRELVMMILDIITVGKANLILKTVAATLLLVFTSMLYDVIEIKKCWSEGAVPNPADEILMAKQVLKASMWITLFLALATYGLHYCIKGLERSRTLEAAEDNKQLMLEPPKNNATCSK; encoded by the exons ATGTACCTCTTGTCTATGCTTGTTTTAGCTGAAACGGCCCTTGTATTAGGGCTTGTCTTCAGTTCTCCTCTAAGGGAACTGGTGATGATGATATTAGACATAATAACAGTAGGGAAAGCCAATCTGATCTTAAAGACTGTTGCAGCAACTTTGCTTCTTGTTTTCACCTCAATGTTATACGATGTGATAGAGATAAAAAAATGTTGGTCGGAAGGCGCTGTTCCTAATCCTGCTGATGAGATTCTAATGGCGAAACAAGTTTTGAAAGCATCCATGT GGATTACTTTATTCCTTGCGTTGGCTACATATGGATTGCACTACTGTATCAAAGGGCTAGAAAGATCGAGGACATTGGAGGCTGCTGAAGATAATAAACAGTTGATGTTAGAACCCCCAAAGAATAATGCAACATGTTCAAAATGA